The stretch of DNA TCCTCTTTGCTCAAGCAAGCCAACAAATTGGGCTCCACATACTGCGTTGCCGTTATCGCTGCCCCCGATTCTAGTTGGTGACTGCGAACTGATCTTCTCGTGATGAGGTCCCATACTATTATTCGACCCTTCTCATCCGTGGAGACCAATGTGGGTGTGTGGCAATCGTCCACCACAAGCACAGTAGTGACCGCACATGTATGAGCTCGTAATGTATAGTCGGGAAGCTTTGTATCGTCCATGTCTCGGCATGTACAACTGGTGCAtttgagaagagaaggCGGAAAGGCAGGACCAAATTTCACTGcgatttgttttttgttcactgttCCAACATCCGATGGGCAACCAACAACGTTTACAGATCTGTAACTGACTTTAGTACTTACCTATATATCGCTGTTACATAACTATGACGATCCTGTAACCTTACGGTAATTTCCAAGAAGTACGCTATCAATTGTGTGTCACACTGTTTCGCTTTCTCCGTTGGTCAATCGGTATGGCAGGTTTCGTTGTTGTACCACCGTTGCCCTGCGGTTTTGCACGATTCAGCCCCTGTCCCGGTCTTTTTACACCTGGTAGTGCGACCGAAGGTGTAGATGGTGTATTAATGCTGTTCGGTTTTTTCCCGATTGTGGACGACCCGTAAAACGTGCTTCTAATTGAACTGTTCCCGCCCACTTTGGGCGATTGCCCGCCAAATGTCGATGGACTGCCACCAGAGGGAGTTCTGGAATTGGGCAATTGCctctgtctcttcttgatTGTAATAGTGTCCTCTTCCTGAGACAAACCTGATTCTACCGTTTTTATTTCGTCCATGTTCTCCTTGCTCATTACTTGCTTTACATCAAGCGCCTCGAGATCTAAGCCGTTTTTCTCGGCATATTCTTTCGCGATGTTCTCGCTCACTCTGAAAAGAGTCAACCAAGACGGTAGGTCCAgctgtttcaaagtttgTTGTGCTTTTTGTTTTAGTATGGTTTCTATTAAACTGTGCCTGCTTTCAGAGACGGGGGTGGTGGAATTTATGGAGAGTTTCTTGAATTTGAGCAACTGGTCTTCTATTACATGGTTTGGCCCGTAATCACACTTTAGTTTTAGCGTTTGGCGTGCCTTTATGGCCTTGATTTGTTCGACGAGAGATTGGAtctctgtttcaaaatgagACGTATAACTGTCCTGGGCCTGTAATACCGTATCGTAATTCCTCGTCAATGAGGctgttttttctttgtagTCGTCGACCAATGCACtattctcttcaatttccttctccaaagtAGAATTGCTTGTCTGCAGAGAATCAAAGGTCTGAACCAGCTCATCGATCTCCCCCTGCAGCTCGTTGatcttccttttcttcctttgCAGCATTGAGTTTAAATTATCTCTTTCATGATTGTAATGGGAGATGTTTTCATTGAGCTTTATCTCCCTTTTCTGAGCATGATCCAGTTTTTCCAGCAGCGTGTGCGACTGTAACGTGAGCTGCAAATTCGTGCTAGTCAGCGTGTCCACTTTCTCGTGAAGTGTCTCAATAATTCGCGTAGAGGACGACCCAGAAGGATGCGTCTCGGTCGGAAGATGCTCATTATCATCTCCCACTGCATCgttctctttcaaaacattttcGATCCCGGACTCATAAATGTTAGCAACACTCTTATCCGGTCCACTGGCCATCACTTCCTCCCCACTATCTGTGTCTTGCGTCATCTGCGTCGATTGGCACCAGCAGAGAACAACCACAACTGTTAACCGCAGCGTTAAACAGCGTCAAATTCCGTCCACTCGAAATTTCACTGCAAAAATCGACGAAATTTTATAATGAAAGATGCGGtaatgaagaagaacaactgTCCAGAGGGCTGAACGGTTACGAGGACAATCGACTCAGCTATTTCTTAGGGACTTCGTTGGTATCTGCAGGATGGACGACAATCTGTGGGGCGATTTTGCGGCGCCCACGGAGGCCACAGACAGGAACGGTGTGTCTACGGCTCAAGATGGTGCTAGGGAGATGGGTTCTGGTGCTGCGAACGACAAGGTGTCTGCAATCAAGGACACCGTGACTAGGTTGGACCATGCGGACCCTAAGATGGGATCATGGAGTGAACTGGTACAACTAATAGCGGATGAGACGCGGGGCGAGGAATTGACCACCTTCAAAGACCTATTACAAGATGTTTCCGACGTTAACGACAAGTTGCAGACCGGTGTCGCACTGATTCACTACATTATTGTGTTCAATAGGGCACCGTATATTGAGCTGTTGGCACTGAATACGAGAAGTGCATCTCCGCTAAACTTCAACCTGGTTGACGACGTGGTGGGTTACTCTGCTCTGATGTGGGGGGTTGCGCTTTCGAGGAAAGATTGTCTGATCGaactcttcaattttgcTGATTCGATCAACTTTGACTCGAGAAACAAAGAAGGGATTAACGTCTGGGACCTTCTTTTACCAGGAACCCCAGTGTACGATCTCCTAGACCAAAATAATATCTTCAGATACCGAAATCAAAAGAGTTCGTTTGTCCATGATAACTCCACCAACGCGGAAACGGTAAACGAAGGCGATGACCTTGATGACGCCAATTTGCAAAAAAACATAGACCTGCAAATCGCAGGGTTGTCGTTAAATGCATCGTACAATGATCACGATGATGACTTCTACAACAAAAGCAATTTGAAGGTCGATCCTTTAGGAGACAACACGGAACAGATTAGCTTCAACGATCTGGGTGACAAGTTTGACTTTAATAAACTGCAAAAATATCAGTATCTAGAGTTTTCTGATTACGATATTCCTCAAATACTGGACTACCTGATCACTTTGCCCAAACGTTATCCTCACATGACGACGTACCCTGCTGCACTTCTGTACCAGTGCGTGCGATACGCCgataacaaaaaaaagaatgcCAAAGCTGAGGTCCAATCGCTGTTGTTCCTAGCCTTCACCAAAATCGCTAGTTCTATCTCCACCGCCAACGTCACCACGtcaacagagacaacaaaTAATGAAGGTGGtgacaacgacgacgacgagaacgacAATCAACGAAGGGGTGCCAGTAGCACAAAGGATACAAAGCCTAAAAAATCTGTGGACATTGTCACTCAGTCCTATTGGATCGGAGCATTGACTTTCATTTACTACTACCTGACCAAAGACGaaacttttttcaagaGACACCCAAATATATTGCAAGAGCTTGTCAATACGTTGCATTCCATTATGGTCGAGCTGGTGACGTCAATCCACTCGAGACTAACGCCCTTGATCCAAAAGGCGCTCCTGAACTATACTACCATCGAGGACGTCAAAGAGACGCTGTACAAAAAAGACTGGAACTTTTTtaagaaaaggaaacatGCAAAGCTGGTCGCCAAACAGAAGGAAAGGAGATTACAGAAACATCACGAATTGGAGAAAAGCAAAAGTGACGATGATGCCGACGAACCTGATACACAGAGCACTAACACCGCACCGAAAgccgaagaagaagagcagaGAAGAAATTCCATAGATGCAGAGATATTAAGACACCTCTACCCACCTTCTCTAGAGGAACAAATGAAGCCATCCCCTTTGAAAATAGttcaaatttttggtgCTTTATTGTACGTGCTAAATCTACACCAAATTCATCCCTTGTTTCAACAACAGTGTTTGTCCATTGCCATTAAGTGGTTCTCAAATACTGTTTTCAATcaaatcttgaaggacaaaaagaagaagacacTGTCGAGAGCTCGTGCAATTCAAATAAGATTGAATTTATCAACGCTAGAATCTTGGATTAAAAATAATGACCTTGTCGTCGAGAAACCCAAACTGATCGACGATTTCATGTGGGAAAGGTTTCCATTCACATTAGTTCAGGACTTGGCTGACATCGACTTGAACAATCCAACCCTGCATAGTGTCACGACTTATAAACCAGTTGGAGAGGTCATTGTAATCACTGATACGAGTAactctttgtttttttacCAAAGCTTCCACAAAATCGCAGACATTCATTTAACCCCATTGTTTCAGCTACTTCAATGGTTGCAGGTGGCAACAACATTGAATTCTGAGGAGGCTCTGGATAATACACTAACACTATTACCAAACCTATCTCCAGCACAGATACTTAAGGCAATTGATAAATACAATTATGAGGTAGGTGAGCACAAATTCGGCTCAAAACTGAGACAAAAGTTGAGTGGGATGGCAAAAATTACTTCCAAAATCAcatatcttgaagagaGACAAGTTCCGCTTGTTGCCTTGCCCACTGTACCTGAACTGACCGATTTGTTTGCAAATGAAAGAGATTACCAACCATTCCTGCCAGATGACATTCAGGATTTCGTTTACGAACTGCATGATGCAAACCACAAAATGAGGATGAACGATATAATGGACGATCATGATATGGTCGAAGAGACTGAGCTCCAAAAGGAGCTTTCCTATGGGAACGCGAATGACGTCGCAAGTGGAAACCCGTCCATCACTGCTGATAATATTTTCAACAGTATCGATGAGCCAACGAGTACTGTTGCCCAACCTGTATGGGGATCCGTTGCTGCAACTAACAATGACGAATTCGAAACAAACCCATGGTAAAGTGTGCTCTTTTGGCATTTGTGTAAAAATCTTAGTATAGACCTTTTATATAGAACCTCGCGAAAGAAGGACACATTATGAACGATTAAAATAATATATCGACGGAATGTCATTTTGCTTAGAGGTCCTGTGCAAATTGTGACTGTGGGATAATTGGACTCGACGCGACGGCGTTGGCTTGAGTTGGCGATGCTACAGATTTACTAACGAACATCTCTGACGCGAGCAATTTTGAAGACTCGTTGACTGCTACTTTGTCTTTATCACTCATATTATCAGTGTGCTCGGAAACTGGCGGGACAGGCCTCCCAGGAACGCTCGCAAGTAAAAGAGGATCGTTGGCATGCTTTGTATGTGCTTTCCTTCTATTGGATATCATGACTGGCTTTGCTGGAACCAATGGGGCAGGTGGCACTAGGCCGCCTTTTTCAGCAACATTTGCTTCccgctgttgctgttcttcaCTATCAAGATCATACTCATTTAGACCATCATTCCCGTCTAGACCATCATTCCCGACGTTATCTTTGTACCATTTGTTGATCTTATTCAGCCCTTTCTTCAGGTATTTCTTACTCTTTGACGTCACCTGGTTACTGGAATTGCTGTCTTCAATGTCCTCTAAGTCGTTCGAAGAGTCGTCGTCAATGACCGAATCCTGTATGCTGTGCTTTGAGTTCGGTAGTGAGACTATACTGTTTCTAGGGATTGAAAGTGCTACATCAGCATCATCCATATTGGTTGTTTCGACTTCTGCACCACTTTCTGGGGCTTTGTTATCGCTATTTGAtctcaaagttttcttgaACGATAACTTAGAGGAAACTCTTTTCACAGACTTCACACTCAAACGCCTCGTATCAGTGGACTGAGCGGGTTGGACAGGTTGGTTGGGCTGAGTCGGTTCTGGATTTTCAGGTCCTCCAAAAATGTCAGAGTTTACGTCCACTTTTTTATCCCAAATTCCACCTCTGTAGATCTCCCCCATGGTGTCGTACACGacaatatcatcatagaATGGTACCACCAGAGAATCCTTGAAGGACTCCAAGAACTTGCTCTTGATAGCATTCGTGACAACGTTATAGGATAACTTGCTAGAGCTGACGACCGGGACCACTTCCAGATCTAGTGCGGGTTCAGTTTCAAACGAATACCATATTCTGTTTGATGGTGGGGGTTTTAAAAGTAGAACCAACGGACCAGAAAGCTCCTTCACTGTGATCGACAGTTTCAGGGAGACCTCCCTAGGCTTAAAGTGCGAACCTAGATTGATGTTCGCCTTTGTCGTGATTATAAGAGACAGACCTCCGTGATACTGTATATCGAAACCAACTTTCAGTAACCCATCTGGGGATAACTCCTTCAACCTTGGGTTCGTTATCAATGGGGCACTATGCCCTACGTCGACTTTCTGAATGATGAAATCGTCCAGGAACCCTGGCCTGTTGATCTTTCGcaatttctttgatattttctcGAGGATGTACCTGTTGAGTGTATCTGTCTGCTGTAACGAGAGAAACAACCTCCCCAAAAGTGCGTTCAGCCATTTTGTCTGCAACTGGTCTTCCGTGGAGTTCAACGCTTGGATCAAATATAGGAGATCAGGGGTATTCAGGTGGGCCGTCTGCGCGGATACCTGTGGATCCATAATACTCTGCTTGTACCCATGGGACACGTTTGCAACGTTACTGATTTTGCAGGCGTTAATCAATTGGAAGTACCAGTCCTCTTTGTCCATTGTGTTGTCAATGTACAGAAAGAACTGTGAAGCCCCCTTGACTACCAGCCCACGTTGATCTGCgtcgctgctggtgctTGTTCCATTATCCGCAAAGGTGTCCTGACTACCCAATTGGTCCTGTGTAAACCGTAGTGAGTACGTATCCGTGTCAAATGTTACGGcgtccttcttgaacaacgCAATGCATACCCTTGAGGTAAACAGAGA from Huiozyma naganishii CBS 8797 chromosome 1, complete genome encodes:
- the KNAG0A07400 gene encoding uncharacterized protein (similar to Saccharomyces cerevisiae SHE3 (YBR130C); ancestral locus Anc_3.393); translation: MTQDTDSGEEVMASGPDKSVANIYESGIENVLKENDAVGDDNEHLPTETHPSGSSSTRIIETLHEKVDTLTSTNLQLTLQSHTLLEKLDHAQKREIKLNENISHYNHERDNLNSMLQRKKRKINELQGEIDELVQTFDSLQTSNSTLEKEIEENSALVDDYKEKTASLTRNYDTVLQAQDSYTSHFETEIQSLVEQIKAIKARQTLKLKCDYGPNHVIEDQLLKFKKLSINSTTPVSESRHSLIETILKQKAQQTLKQLDLPSWLTLFRVSENIAKEYAEKNGLDLEALDVKQVMSKENMDEIKTVESGLSQEEDTITIKKRQRQLPNSRTPSGGSPSTFGGQSPKVGGNSSIRSTFYGSSTIGKKPNSINTPSTPSVALPGVKRPGQGLNRAKPQGNGGTTTKPAIPIDQRRKRNSVTHN
- the KNAG0A07410 gene encoding uncharacterized protein (similar to Saccharomyces cerevisiae YPR089W; ancestral locus Anc_3.398) translates to MDDNLWGDFAAPTEATDRNGVSTAQDGAREMGSGAANDKVSAIKDTVTRLDHADPKMGSWSELVQLIADETRGEELTTFKDLLQDVSDVNDKLQTGVALIHYIIVFNRAPYIELLALNTRSASPLNFNLVDDVVGYSALMWGVALSRKDCLIELFNFADSINFDSRNKEGINVWDLLLPGTPVYDLLDQNNIFRYRNQKSSFVHDNSTNAETVNEGDDLDDANLQKNIDLQIAGLSLNASYNDHDDDFYNKSNLKVDPLGDNTEQISFNDLGDKFDFNKLQKYQYLEFSDYDIPQILDYLITLPKRYPHMTTYPAALLYQCVRYADNKKKNAKAEVQSLLFLAFTKIASSISTANVTTSTETTNNEGGDNDDDENDNQRRGASSTKDTKPKKSVDIVTQSYWIGALTFIYYYLTKDETFFKRHPNILQELVNTLHSIMVELVTSIHSRLTPLIQKALLNYTTIEDVKETLYKKDWNFFKKRKHAKLVAKQKERRLQKHHELEKSKSDDDADEPDTQSTNTAPKAEEEEQRRNSIDAEILRHLYPPSLEEQMKPSPLKIVQIFGALLYVLNLHQIHPLFQQQCLSIAIKWFSNTVFNQILKDKKKKTLSRARAIQIRLNLSTLESWIKNNDLVVEKPKLIDDFMWERFPFTLVQDLADIDLNNPTLHSVTTYKPVGEVIVITDTSNSLFFYQSFHKIADIHLTPLFQLLQWLQVATTLNSEEALDNTLTLLPNLSPAQILKAIDKYNYEVGEHKFGSKLRQKLSGMAKITSKITYLEERQVPLVALPTVPELTDLFANERDYQPFLPDDIQDFVYELHDANHKMRMNDIMDDHDMVEETELQKELSYGNANDVASGNPSITADNIFNSIDEPTSTVAQPVWGSVAATNNDEFETNPW
- the NVJ2 gene encoding Nvj2p (similar to Saccharomyces cerevisiae YPR091C; ancestral locus Anc_3.402); amino-acid sequence: MFTTLKTLVIVYLLGGVTFIPLCVVAWFLYGQLAEHKEDDDDEREPTTRVLFQGIDPDFKAGAVEEDKGVKVSKEGWMYVTNQYYYHSTEIAAMKDPSNTSNVKSSLKDVTGSLSLPLRSQLRKKQRFYVFLKHSNLFLYKDDESAPKGLEYAIPLKDCFVTLWPRDLEKELSDGSLFTSRVCIALFKKDAVTFDTDTYSLRFTQDQLGSQDTFADNGTSTSSDADQRGLVVKGASQFFLYIDNTMDKEDWYFQLINACKISNVANVSHGYKQSIMDPQVSAQTAHLNTPDLLYLIQALNSTEDQLQTKWLNALLGRLFLSLQQTDTLNRYILEKISKKLRKINRPGFLDDFIIQKVDVGHSAPLITNPRLKELSPDGLLKVGFDIQYHGGLSLIITTKANINLGSHFKPREVSLKLSITVKELSGPLVLLLKPPPSNRIWYSFETEPALDLEVVPVVSSSKLSYNVVTNAIKSKFLESFKDSLVVPFYDDIVVYDTMGEIYRGGIWDKKVDVNSDIFGGPENPEPTQPNQPVQPAQSTDTRRLSVKSVKRVSSKLSFKKTLRSNSDNKAPESGAEVETTNMDDADVALSIPRNSIVSLPNSKHSIQDSVIDDDSSNDLEDIEDSNSSNQVTSKSKKYLKKGLNKINKWYKDNVGNDGLDGNDGLNEYDLDSEEQQQREANVAEKGGLVPPAPLVPAKPVMISNRRKAHTKHANDPLLLASVPGRPVPPVSEHTDNMSDKDKVAVNESSKLLASEMFVSKSVASPTQANAVASSPIIPQSQFAQDL